The DNA sequence AAGAACGTGCAGGACCGGCGCCGCCAGATCTGGCACGAGGCTGCGCTACGACGCTGGGAAACGCTGGAGCTTCTGAACGAATGGGTCGCGGGCCAGTGTCGTCAGGCCTGGCAGATGCGGCACCCGCAGTGGCCCGAGCTGACGGTCGAGGACGTGCTGCAGGACGAGCGCACCAGGCTGATGCCCAATCCACGCCCGTTCGACGGCTATGTCGAGCAGACCCTGCGGGTGTCGTCGACCAGCCTCATCCACTTCCAGCGCAACCGCTACAGCGTGCCCACCGAGTATACGAACCAGCTGGTGAGCGTGCGCTGCTATCCGGCATATCTCAGCGTCGTCGCCGACGCCCAGGAGATCGCACGCCACGAACGCAGCTTCGAGCGGCACATGACCTTCTACGACTGGCGCCATTACATCACACTGGTCGAGCGCAAACCCGGCGCGTTGCGCAATGGTGCTCCGTTCGTCACGATGCCACAGCCGCTGCAGCAGTTGCAGCGACACCTACTGAAGCACCCGGGAGGCGATCGCATTGAACCGCCCCGAGTTTTGTGGAGGCTCCAACTCTTGAGAGAATGGAGCCATGAACAAGAAGCCAAGCAAGTTTTCCCCGGAAGTCCGAGAGCGCGCAGTGCGCCTCGTACGCGAGCAGCGTAGCGAGCACCCGTCGATGTGGGCGGCAGTCGAATCGATTGCGCCGATGATCGGCTGCACGCCGCAGACGTTGTTGGATTGGGTTAAGCGCGACGAGGTCGACCGTGGAGAGCGCGATGGCGTGAGTACGGCCGAGCGTGAACGCATCAAGGCCTTGGAGCGCGAGGTCAAGGAACTGCGCCGGACCAATGAGATTCTCAAACTGGCGAGCGCGTTTTTCGCCCAGGCGGAGCTCGACCGCCGTTTCAAGTCCTGAAGGCCTTCATTGATCAGCATCGCGACACCTTCGGGGTCGAGCCGATCTGCAAGGTCTTGCGGATTGCCCCGTCGGGCTACCGACGCCATGCAGCACAACTTCGCGATCCGTCGAAGCGCTGCGCCCGCGCGAAACGCGATGAGCTTTTGCAACCGGAGATCAAGCGTGTCTGGCAGGCCAACATGCAGGTCTACGGCGTGCCGAAGGTCTGGAAGCAGATGAACCGGGAAGGCATTGCAGTGGCACGCTGCACGGTCGGACGGTTGATGAAACTGCAGGGCTTGCGTGGCGCAGTTCGCGGTAAGCGTGTTCGCACGACGATTCCCGAGGTGACCGCGCCGCGCCCGCTGGACCGAGTCAACCGGCAGTTCAAGGCTGACCGACCGAATCAGCTCTGGGTGTCGGATTTTACGTATGTCTCGACATGGCAAGGCTGGCTGTACGTGGCATTCGTGATCGACGTGTTTGCCCGCCGTATTGTTGGCTGGCGCGTCAGCTCGTCGATGACCACGGACTTCGTTCTGGATGCACTTGAACAAGCGCTGTACGCCCGCCAACCGGGTGAGGACGGGACTTTGATTCATCATTCCGACAGAGGGTCTCAATACGTCAGCATCCGCTACAGCGAACGGCTGGCTGAGGCCGGCATCGAGCCGTCGGTCGGCAGCCGGGGCGACAGCTACGACAATGCGCTGGCCGAGACGATCAACGGCCTGTACAAGACGGAACTGATTCATCGGCGCGCCCCTTGGAAAACGAGGGAATCCGTCGAACTGGCAACGCTGGAATGGGTCGCCTGGTACAACCGTCATCGGCTGATGGAACCGCTCGGCTATATCCCGCCTGCTGAAGCTGAGGCAAACTACTACAGGCAACTCAGAAATGCCGCTGACGTGTCCGCATTAACTTAAACCAACCAGCCTCCACGATTCCCGGTGCGGTTCACATCATGACGCAGGTGCTCGCCGCGGTGCGCGAACACGGACTCGATGCCGTGCTGCTTGCCGTGCAGGCAGCGCTGGACTCGGGACGCCCCAGTGGGGAGCACGTTCTGAACGTGCTGAGCCGGTTGAAGGCGCCCATCGGAATTGAGGCCGTGCAGCGCCACGGCAAGCGCGTGCGCTACTTCTCGACCGTCGAGCTGACCAACGCACTGGAGCAGGAGATGTCCATCGGCAAACAAGGCCAGATCGCCCATAAGCTGATGTACGTCGACCTGGTAATCCTCGACGAACTGGGCTACCTGCCGTTCAGCCAGACCGGTGGCGCATTGCTGTTCCACTTGCTCTCGAAGCTGTATGAACACACGAGTGTCGTGATCACCACCAACCTCAGCTTCGGCGAGTGGGCGACCGTGTTCGGGGACGCAAAGATGACGACGGCGCTGCTGGACCGCGTCACCCATCACTGCCACATCGTCGAAACGGGCAATGAATCCTGGCGCTTCAAGTCCAGTTCTGCCAAGGCGAAGGCAACCAGAAAGAGAGCAGCAAAAGCAGCAGGCAGTGAGGAGTTATCCACACCGGAATAGATGTACTACGCTGTCTCGGGGTGGGTCAGATTTAGATGAAAACGGTGGGTCAAGATTCGGTGGAAATCAACACTTGGACATCTCGTTGATGTACTAAGCGCGTCGAAGGATGTTTTCACGATTGCATCCTTCATGGATAAGGTTCAAGACCCTGAGTTTGTTGAGTCGCAGCGATACGCGGAGCTTCTAGTCGCGGAAATACCCGCTCTGCGCCTCACTGAAGCCATCACTGCGTTGTTTAAGGAGCGGCGGACACTCGATCTTGGCAAATTGCGATTTTTAACGCGGGCGTTGCTTGACGCTCTTTCGCCTACGCAGACAAACAATTATCTGGCCGTTGTCTCTGACGAACTGCGCATTGCCACCGAGGATGCGGCAATCCGAACGGCGCTGCGCTTGCTAAAGCCCGAACTCTGGCAGAATTTGCAGGAACTCCCTCGGCTGCGGATCGAGAACAAGCTGATCGCTGGCATCAAGTCCGGCGAAGTGCTGCAGTCAGGCAAAACTAGCTCCCCACTGGCTACGTGGTCGAACACTTTCCTGGGCCACTTCTCTTTGCGCAAAGAGGCGGCGCGAGCGCTTGTTTCTCGCTTGGAAGACTCAAACCCGAATGCGAGACTCTACGTAGTCAAGTTCTTCTTTGTGCAGCTTGATGAGGTATTGCTCGAACCTACTCTCATTTCTAGAGCGGTGCGCGCAGTCGCGAACGCGGTCAAGAACGGTGAAGAGCCGGTGCGTAGCAGGCTCATAAATGCCGTGACCGCGCTAAACGCGGACTGGCAGAAGCGATTCGCCGACGCGCTAGAGAGCGAGACGGACCCGGACAATCCGGGGGTTCTACTGGACGACGGCACGCCTTTCCTATCGTCACCCGCGAATGAAGAAGACGACATTCCGTTCTGATGGCGGGACGGCAGCGGTAAAATCGCACCACACTCTCGCCACAGCGGGAGTGCAGCAGCCCCCCCCTACCGATCCTAACCAAGCGGTTAAGGCGAGATTGTAAGTGCTTGAATAAGCGAAGATTTCTGGCCCGCCCTACACGATTCGAACGTGTGACCTACGGCTTAGAAGGCCGTTGCTCTATCCAACTGAGCTAAGGGCGGTCGAGAGAAAAGACACGGCGACACAAACACAACCCAGGCCGCATGCAACGCACAGGCGCTTCGAGCCATACCAGAACCACCCACTCGAAGCCCCGAAACGAAACGGGCCCGGCATGAAGCCGAGCCCGAAATTATACCCGATCATCGCGACACATCACGCCAGACCGGTGCAGCAACCATCAAACCGGTTGCGGATGCAGCATGAACCACCCGAGACAGAACGCCCCGGCGATCACACAGTAAAGCCCGAACGACGCCAACCGCCCGCGCCCTTCGAAATAACGCATCAGGAACCGCACGCTCAGATACGCGGCAATCGCCGTCAACACGCCGCCGAGCAGTGCATCGGCGAGTTGGTCGCGAGCATGGAACAGCTTCGGCAACTCGAGCACGCCCGCGGCAAAAATGATCGGCGTACCGAGCAGGAACGAAAACTCCGCGGCCTTCTCCGCAGTCAACCCGGCCACATTGCCGGCGATCATCGTCAGCCCGCTGCGCGAGAAGCCCGGGATCAGCGCGCCGATCTGCGCGAGGCCCACGAGGAACGCCTGCTTGAACGTCATCTTCTCCGGCGGCTGATGCGCGCGGCTGCGCTGAATCCGATCGCCGATCCACAGCAGCGCGCCGTTGACGATCAGTGCGATCGCAACGATCCGCAGGTCGTGGAACACGCGCTCGATGCGCTTCTCGAGCAGCAACCCGACGATGCCGGTCGGGATCGTGCCGATGATCAGCGCCCACATCATGTGCCCGTCATCGTTCTTGCGCCCGCCGAGCTGCGCGAAGAAACCGCCGATCAGCGCAATCCAGCGCTCACGGAAGTACCACAGCAGCGCGAGCGCCGTACCCAGATGCAGCGCAACGAGAAATGGCAGCAACTGCGGCGCGTGCTTGTCGATATGCATGCCGAACAGCGCCGGCACGAGCAGCGTGTGGCCGAGGCTGCTGACGGGGAACAGTTCGGTGACGCCCTGCAGGACGCTCAGGAATACCAGAAACCAGAGACTCACGCGTCGGTCCTTTTAAAGGTGAACAATCGGTAGGAAGACGGACGACGCACCGCGTCATCCGAAAAACGCGCCCCGATTATGCCGAGCCATGATTACTGCGCCAAGGGCATTTGACCGCTAATTGCGGCGATGTGCACAAACGCTTGCGATATGTAAGCGCACAGAAAGCAAAAAGCCCGCCATTTGCATGGCGGGCCTTTCGAATCGGACAGAATCCTGTCGTCAGCGGCCGAGCTGATAAAAGAACAATACCGTGCTGCCGGTGAACATGCCGAACAGTGCGATTCCCATTGCCATTGCCAGATCCATGGCGCCTCCTCGAAGTGTCATGACCCGGCAACATCACCGGTTTAGATGCATTATCCCGACCGTCGACGGTGTTAAAAAGTCGCGATTTCCCGAGAAGGGTTTTCCCCGACCGCGTCGCTGCCCGATAATGGAGCGCGCTCGCGCATCCCCTCACCCGTTCATCCCGACTTGCCATGCCGATCTTCCAGCAGCACGACATCCATGAACTTCACACCGGCCCGTCGCTCGTTCGGGTCGCTCCGCAATTCGGCGGCCGCCTGCTGTCGTGGCACGTCGACGGCGAGCCGATCATCTTCTGGCCGGAAACCGCGGACTGGACCAACCTCGCGCGTGTGCGCGGCGGCAATCCGCTGTTGTTCCCGTTCCTCGGCCGGCATCGCGTCGACGGCGAACTCGGCCGCTGGCGCGACGCCGCCGGCGTGGTCCGCGACCTGCCGATGCACGGTTTCGCGCGCGACCTGCCGTTCGCGGCACACGCGTCGCCGGACGGCGCCGCGCTCGCGATGTCGCTCGATGCAACCGACGCGCTGCACGACAGCTACCCGTTCGATTTCCGCTTCGAAGCGACCTACCGTCTCGTCGATGCCCACACGCTCGACGTCGCGCTGACCACGACGAACCGCGGCGCCACGCCGCTGCCGTACTACGCAGGCCACCACTTCTATTTCGCGCTGCCGCACGGAGAACGCGCCCAGACCACGCTCGAGCTGCCGCCGACGCAACGCCGCATGCAACTGGCCGACGGCTCGATCAGCGCGGCGGAGCCGGGCCAATCGTCCTACAGCCTCGGAGATCCGGAGATCCTCGACCGCTTCCACTGTCTCGACGATGGCGCGCCGTCCGCGCCGGTACGGATCGTGATGCCGGGGCGCGGCCGCACGATCGAGATCGCGCTCGACATCCCGGGCTCGATCCCGTGGTATGCGGTCACGACGTGGACCGAGAAGCCGGAATCCGACTTCTACTGCGTCGAGCCGTGGCTCGGCCTGCCGGACGCAATTCACAACGGTCTCGGGCTGCGCATGCTCGCGCCGGGCGCGACCGAAACGGCCACGCTGCGCATTCGCGTGCTGCCGCACGCCGGCTGACATCGCCGGCGCCGGGCCGGCCATGCCGGCCGACTACGGCCAGAAACTGCGGCGGGCCGATCGAACCCGTTAAAATCGGACGTTTTGGATTGCCTGCCGCGCCGCGCGCGGCAGCGTTTTGCGAGGTTCAATGTTCGGAACAACAACGAAGCGGCTCTTCGCTGCCGCCTGTGCGGCGCTGCTCGTCGCGTGCGGCTCCGCGCCCGTCGGCCCCGGCTACTACCGCGTCGAGCGCGGCGACACGCTCTACAAGATCGCCCGCGACAACCGCACGTCGCTGGCAAACATCGTGCGCTGGAACCAGATCACGAACCCCGA is a window from the Burkholderia vietnamiensis LMG 10929 genome containing:
- a CDS encoding IS3 family transposase (programmed frameshift), which produces MNKKPSKFSPEVRERAVRLVREQRSEHPSMWAAVESIAPMIGCTPQTLLDWVKRDEVDRGERDGVSTAERERIKALEREVKELRRTNEILKLASAFFGPGGARPPFQVLKAFIDQHRDTFGVEPICKVLRIAPSGYRRHAAQLRDPSKRCARAKRDELLQPEIKRVWQANMQVYGVPKVWKQMNREGIAVARCTVGRLMKLQGLRGAVRGKRVRTTIPEVTAPRPLDRVNRQFKADRPNQLWVSDFTYVSTWQGWLYVAFVIDVFARRIVGWRVSSSMTTDFVLDALEQALYARQPGEDGTLIHHSDRGSQYVSIRYSERLAEAGIEPSVGSRGDSYDNALAETINGLYKTELIHRRAPWKTRESVELATLEWVAWYNRHRLMEPLGYIPPAEAEANYYRQLRNAADVSALT
- a CDS encoding undecaprenyl-diphosphate phosphatase, with product MSLWFLVFLSVLQGVTELFPVSSLGHTLLVPALFGMHIDKHAPQLLPFLVALHLGTALALLWYFRERWIALIGGFFAQLGGRKNDDGHMMWALIIGTIPTGIVGLLLEKRIERVFHDLRIVAIALIVNGALLWIGDRIQRSRAHQPPEKMTFKQAFLVGLAQIGALIPGFSRSGLTMIAGNVAGLTAEKAAEFSFLLGTPIIFAAGVLELPKLFHARDQLADALLGGVLTAIAAYLSVRFLMRYFEGRGRLASFGLYCVIAGAFCLGWFMLHPQPV
- a CDS encoding aldose 1-epimerase gives rise to the protein MPIFQQHDIHELHTGPSLVRVAPQFGGRLLSWHVDGEPIIFWPETADWTNLARVRGGNPLLFPFLGRHRVDGELGRWRDAAGVVRDLPMHGFARDLPFAAHASPDGAALAMSLDATDALHDSYPFDFRFEATYRLVDAHTLDVALTTTNRGATPLPYYAGHHFYFALPHGERAQTTLELPPTQRRMQLADGSISAAEPGQSSYSLGDPEILDRFHCLDDGAPSAPVRIVMPGRGRTIEIALDIPGSIPWYAVTTWTEKPESDFYCVEPWLGLPDAIHNGLGLRMLAPGATETATLRIRVLPHAG